The following coding sequences lie in one Pseudarthrobacter phenanthrenivorans Sphe3 genomic window:
- the ftsY gene encoding signal recognition particle-docking protein FtsY — translation MNDILPILLSILAALVVIGGLIPVFMKTRKNINRYEGTRDANDPELPRGGSTLVADRPVEAGDRTAQDGVDLAELETTEVPDTAAGLETIPVETPLPVAGRLVRLRERLVRSNNIMGKGLLALLSSDRIDEDVWDEVEETLLLADLGTEPTMQLVDALRERVKVLGTRSPEQVKELLREELIKLVDPTMDRTLNVQRHADKPAVMMVVGVNGVGKTTTVGKLARVLVAEDKDVLLGAADTFRAAAAEQLATWGQRVGVPTVKSDIDGADPASVAYEAVKAGIDQEVDVVMIDTAGRLQNKVGLMDELGKVKRVIEKLAEVDEVLLVLDATTGQNGLNQARVFSEVVNITGIVLTKLDGTAKGGIVVAIQKTLGVPVKLIGLGEGADDLAPFEAEGFVDALLN, via the coding sequence GTGAATGACATCCTTCCCATACTCCTGTCCATTCTTGCTGCCCTGGTGGTTATCGGCGGGCTGATTCCGGTCTTCATGAAGACCCGGAAGAACATCAACCGGTACGAGGGCACCCGCGACGCCAACGACCCCGAACTGCCGCGCGGGGGCAGCACCCTCGTGGCAGACCGGCCCGTCGAGGCGGGGGACCGGACGGCGCAGGACGGCGTTGACCTGGCGGAGCTGGAGACCACCGAGGTCCCCGATACGGCGGCCGGCCTGGAAACCATCCCCGTGGAAACCCCGCTGCCTGTGGCCGGCCGGCTGGTCCGCCTCCGCGAACGGCTGGTCCGTTCCAACAACATCATGGGCAAGGGCCTGCTGGCGCTGCTTTCCAGCGACAGGATTGACGAGGACGTCTGGGACGAGGTGGAGGAGACCCTCCTGCTGGCAGACCTTGGCACCGAGCCCACCATGCAGCTCGTGGATGCCCTCCGTGAAAGGGTCAAGGTGCTGGGCACCCGGAGCCCGGAGCAGGTCAAGGAGCTCCTTCGCGAGGAACTGATCAAGCTTGTGGACCCCACCATGGACCGTACCCTGAACGTCCAGCGCCACGCCGACAAGCCTGCAGTCATGATGGTGGTGGGCGTCAACGGCGTGGGAAAAACCACCACCGTTGGCAAGCTCGCCCGGGTCCTGGTGGCTGAGGACAAGGATGTCCTGCTGGGCGCGGCGGACACCTTCCGCGCAGCCGCAGCCGAGCAGCTGGCAACGTGGGGCCAGCGCGTGGGCGTCCCCACGGTGAAGTCGGATATCGACGGCGCCGATCCCGCCTCCGTTGCCTATGAAGCGGTCAAGGCCGGCATCGACCAGGAAGTGGACGTGGTCATGATCGACACCGCCGGCCGCCTCCAGAACAAGGTGGGCCTCATGGACGAGCTGGGCAAGGTCAAGCGCGTCATCGAGAAGCTGGCGGAGGTGGACGAGGTCCTCCTGGTGCTCGATGCCACCACCGGCCAGAACGGCCTGAACCAGGCCAGGGTCTTCTCGGAAGTCGTCAACATCACCGGAATCGTCCTCACCAAGCTGGACGGAACCGCCAAGGGCGGCATCGTCGTGGCCATCCAGAAAACGCTCGGTGTTCCGGTGAAACTGATCGGGCTGGGAGAAGGCGCGGACGACCTCGCTCCGTTCGAGGCAGAGGGATTTGTCGACGCACTGCTGAACTAG
- the smc gene encoding chromosome segregation protein SMC — protein MHLKSLTVRGFKSFASATTFNFEPGVTAVVGPNGSGKSNVVDALAWVMGEQGAKTLRGGKMEDVIFAGTSGRPPLGRAHVSLTIDNSDGALPIEYSEVTISRTLFRTGGSEYAINGAGCRLLDIQELLSDSGLGREMHVIVGQGQLDRVLHATPEDRRGFIEEAAGILKHRRRKERTVRKLEAMQANLQRLTDLTGEIRRQLTPLGKQAEVARRAQRVQFDVRDARARLLADDLVQLQLALEQDVADEAALKERRTQAGQQLEAGRREQAALEQLAAEATPQLNAARDTWYRLSATRERLRSLGSLAQERGRLLGSAEAPPSGRDPEQLERQAARVREELAELERSILERREALAGASARKAEAERAALAEDKRLTAELRAAADRREGLAKLAGQVAAARSRVESAQAELGRLRESLAAGTERRARAQAEFTALENQVAGVEEGEESLDADYEAASEALDTVLEEIAGLQAAVSEGIRKRDALVARRDALKLGLERKNGARHALQSHLDGVQGTLASGLTVESGWETAVAAALGEASEAVLVKDAATAAAVLQLLKDDDAGRAALLLASVPAGDGLAGAGMDLPKGALWARDLVSCDGPAAQLVARLLAGAAVVPDIQAASALVAEHPELTAVTAAGDVFTALSVTGGSAKAPSLLEVQAAVDDAESQLAAVTAGLDRNRFALAGAEARRGEVQEQADAALDRLHESDARLAAVAERLGHLNSVLRSAVGESERLAASLARAEDNVVAEQEALAAVAARLAAAQEAPLEQEPSTEHRDALASAAANARSAEVEARLSLRSAEEQLSATRNRAASLERAAAAERRAREEAAERARVRRSQARRAAAVSAAVGLSLQYVDQSVDLARHERDLAEENREKRDQALAEIRTANELLARELADLTDNVHRDELARAQQQARIEALEGRSIDELGITPDALVAEFGPDVPVPVPAGDSGDKWAALRAPVDNTGADIVEGKPYVREEQEKRLRKAERDLASLGRVNPLALEEFAALEERHQFLSTQLEDLKASRKDLLDIIKEVDDRVQRVFTEAFEDTQAQFVRVFERLFPGGEGRLVLTDPADMLTTGIEVEARPAGKKIKRLSLLSGGERSLTAVALLVAIFKARPSPFYVMDEVEAALDDTNLGRLITIFEELRESSQLIVITHQKRTMEVADALYGVTMRGDGVSTVISQRLGAEV, from the coding sequence TTGCACCTCAAAAGCCTGACCGTCCGGGGGTTCAAGTCATTCGCGTCCGCCACTACCTTCAACTTCGAGCCGGGCGTCACTGCCGTTGTTGGTCCCAACGGCTCCGGGAAGTCCAACGTCGTGGATGCCCTCGCCTGGGTCATGGGGGAGCAGGGCGCCAAGACGCTTCGTGGCGGCAAGATGGAGGACGTCATCTTCGCCGGCACGTCCGGCCGCCCGCCGCTCGGCAGGGCCCACGTCTCGCTGACCATTGACAACTCTGACGGCGCCCTGCCCATCGAGTACAGCGAAGTCACCATTTCCCGGACCCTGTTCCGCACCGGCGGCTCCGAATACGCAATCAACGGTGCCGGCTGCCGGCTGCTGGACATCCAGGAACTCCTCTCCGATTCGGGCCTGGGCCGGGAGATGCACGTCATCGTGGGCCAAGGCCAGCTGGACCGTGTCCTGCACGCCACCCCGGAGGACCGCCGGGGCTTCATCGAGGAAGCTGCCGGCATCCTGAAGCACCGCCGCCGCAAGGAACGGACCGTACGCAAGCTGGAGGCCATGCAGGCCAACCTGCAGCGCCTGACAGACCTGACGGGGGAGATCCGGCGCCAGCTCACGCCATTGGGCAAACAGGCCGAAGTGGCGCGCCGCGCCCAGCGGGTCCAGTTCGACGTCCGCGACGCCCGCGCACGCCTGCTGGCCGATGACCTCGTCCAGCTCCAGCTGGCCCTGGAACAGGATGTGGCGGACGAGGCTGCCTTGAAGGAACGGCGTACCCAGGCAGGCCAGCAGCTGGAAGCGGGCCGGCGGGAGCAGGCCGCCCTGGAGCAGCTGGCAGCCGAGGCTACCCCCCAGCTGAACGCGGCAAGGGACACCTGGTACCGCCTGTCGGCCACCAGGGAACGGTTGCGTTCCCTGGGATCGCTGGCCCAGGAACGCGGCCGCCTCCTCGGTTCAGCGGAAGCACCACCCTCAGGGCGGGACCCCGAACAGCTGGAGCGGCAGGCAGCCAGGGTCCGGGAAGAACTTGCCGAACTTGAGCGCAGCATCCTTGAACGTCGGGAAGCCCTGGCGGGGGCGAGTGCCCGGAAGGCCGAGGCGGAGCGGGCTGCGCTCGCAGAGGACAAGAGGCTGACAGCCGAACTGAGGGCCGCAGCGGACCGGCGCGAAGGTCTGGCCAAGCTTGCCGGGCAGGTGGCAGCGGCAAGGTCCCGGGTGGAATCGGCCCAGGCCGAACTGGGAAGGCTCCGGGAATCCCTGGCCGCCGGCACCGAGCGAAGGGCCCGTGCCCAGGCCGAATTCACGGCACTGGAGAACCAGGTGGCCGGAGTGGAGGAGGGCGAGGAAAGCCTCGACGCCGACTACGAGGCCGCCAGCGAAGCGCTGGATACGGTGCTCGAGGAGATCGCCGGGCTTCAAGCCGCCGTCAGCGAGGGAATCCGCAAACGTGACGCATTGGTGGCGCGGCGGGATGCCCTGAAGCTGGGCCTCGAGCGAAAGAACGGGGCCAGGCACGCCCTGCAGTCACATCTGGACGGAGTCCAGGGCACCCTCGCGTCAGGCCTGACAGTCGAATCGGGCTGGGAAACCGCTGTTGCCGCGGCACTGGGCGAAGCTTCCGAAGCCGTCCTGGTGAAGGACGCGGCGACTGCCGCCGCCGTGCTCCAGCTGCTCAAGGATGACGACGCCGGCCGGGCCGCGTTGCTCCTCGCATCAGTGCCCGCCGGGGATGGGCTTGCAGGCGCTGGGATGGATCTGCCGAAGGGCGCGCTGTGGGCCAGGGACCTCGTCAGCTGCGATGGCCCGGCCGCCCAGCTGGTGGCCCGCCTCCTGGCCGGCGCCGCCGTCGTCCCCGACATCCAGGCCGCGTCCGCCCTGGTGGCCGAACATCCGGAGCTGACCGCCGTCACCGCTGCCGGTGATGTCTTCACGGCACTGTCGGTCACGGGCGGATCCGCCAAGGCGCCTTCGCTCCTTGAGGTGCAGGCCGCAGTGGACGACGCCGAGAGCCAGCTTGCCGCGGTCACGGCAGGTCTGGACCGGAACAGGTTCGCCCTGGCCGGCGCAGAAGCGAGGCGGGGCGAAGTGCAGGAGCAGGCCGACGCCGCCCTGGACCGGCTGCATGAATCGGACGCCAGGCTCGCTGCCGTGGCCGAACGGCTCGGCCACCTGAATTCCGTGCTCCGCAGCGCCGTCGGCGAGAGCGAACGCCTGGCAGCCTCCCTCGCCAGGGCAGAGGACAACGTGGTGGCGGAGCAGGAGGCCCTCGCTGCGGTGGCCGCCCGGTTGGCGGCGGCGCAGGAGGCGCCGCTGGAGCAGGAGCCCTCGACGGAACACCGCGACGCATTGGCCAGCGCCGCAGCCAACGCGCGTTCCGCAGAGGTGGAGGCACGGCTGTCACTGCGCAGCGCCGAAGAACAGCTCTCGGCAACCCGCAACCGTGCCGCGTCGCTGGAACGGGCAGCGGCAGCAGAACGCAGGGCGCGCGAGGAAGCGGCTGAACGTGCCCGCGTACGCCGCAGCCAGGCGCGGCGGGCAGCCGCCGTCTCGGCTGCCGTCGGCCTGTCACTGCAGTACGTGGACCAGTCCGTAGACCTGGCACGCCACGAACGCGATCTTGCCGAAGAGAACCGCGAGAAGCGCGACCAGGCGCTCGCCGAAATCCGGACCGCCAACGAGTTGCTGGCCCGGGAACTTGCGGACCTCACCGACAACGTCCACCGTGACGAACTCGCCCGGGCACAGCAGCAGGCGCGGATCGAAGCGCTGGAGGGCCGGTCCATCGACGAGTTGGGCATAACACCGGATGCCCTGGTGGCCGAGTTCGGCCCGGATGTTCCCGTTCCCGTGCCTGCCGGGGACAGTGGGGACAAGTGGGCGGCCCTGCGCGCGCCGGTGGACAACACCGGGGCTGACATCGTCGAAGGAAAGCCGTACGTCAGGGAAGAACAGGAGAAACGGCTGCGCAAGGCGGAACGGGACCTGGCCAGCCTGGGCCGGGTCAACCCGCTGGCGCTGGAGGAATTCGCGGCGCTTGAAGAACGCCACCAGTTCCTGAGCACCCAGCTCGAGGACCTCAAGGCCAGCAGGAAGGACCTCCTGGACATCATCAAGGAAGTGGATGACCGCGTTCAGCGCGTCTTCACGGAGGCCTTCGAGGACACCCAGGCCCAGTTCGTCCGGGTGTTCGAGCGGCTGTTCCCCGGCGGGGAAGGGAGGCTGGTCCTCACCGATCCGGCGGACATGCTCACTACCGGCATCGAGGTGGAGGCCCGCCCCGCCGGGAAGAAGATCAAGCGGCTTTCGCTCCTGTCCGGAGGAGAACGCTCGCTGACCGCCGTGGCGCTGCTGGTGGCAATCTTCAAGGCACGGCCCTCGCCGTTCTACGTCATGGACGAGGTGGAGGCTGCCCTTGACGACACCAACCTGGGCCGGCTCATCACCATCTTCGAGGAGCTGCGTGAATCCAGCCAGCTCATTGTCATCACCCACCAGAAACGCACCATGGAAGTTGCGGACGCGCTCTACGGGGTAACCATGCGCGGAGACGGCGTCTCCACGGTGATCAGCCAGCGGCTCGGCGCCGAGGTATGA
- a CDS encoding TolB-like translocation protein has translation MDGTDYGNLEDFALLSGGTRIKATDRNIWGVTFVPGQPADFYATASSQGNIWLVRGSLDERTLTVVASGVECPSISPDGTRIAFKKSTSGTLVGHRNAAVLELATGTVTVLGEQRNVDDQIEWLDNSTVVYGMPRDDSGQDSDVWSLATSAGAVPQLLIEHAWSPAVVR, from the coding sequence ATGGACGGCACCGATTACGGGAACCTGGAGGACTTCGCACTCCTGTCCGGCGGGACCCGGATCAAGGCAACGGACCGGAACATCTGGGGCGTTACTTTTGTCCCCGGACAGCCGGCGGATTTCTATGCCACGGCATCCTCGCAGGGCAACATCTGGCTGGTGCGGGGGAGCCTGGATGAACGGACGCTCACCGTGGTGGCGTCCGGCGTCGAATGCCCCTCCATATCGCCCGATGGCACGCGGATAGCCTTCAAGAAGAGCACCTCCGGCACCCTTGTTGGCCACCGCAACGCTGCGGTACTCGAACTTGCCACGGGAACCGTGACAGTGCTGGGTGAGCAGCGCAACGTGGATGACCAGATTGAATGGCTGGACAACAGCACGGTGGTTTACGGCATGCCCAGGGATGACTCAGGCCAGGACAGCGACGTCTGGTCGCTGGCCACCAGCGCGGGGGCAGTCCCACAGCTCCTTATCGAGCATGCGTGGTCCCCGGCCGTAGTGCGCTGA
- a CDS encoding MFS transporter yields MYISMSDRKGGQKDQADTGSGAVTAFRLSPVIIWLGIVSMATDISSESVAAILPLYVTGFLGLSTIAFGIIDGINQGASAIVRIGAGWVSDRTGHPKRVAMAGYGLSMVARIGFLFAGGFWSIAAIVTGDRIGKGIRTAPRDTMISAAAQPQYLARSFGVHRMLDNIGAAAGPLIAFLILLLIPNGFGTVFVVSLAFAVIGVAVLFLVVPGRTTKAPQQSKPKPVFRWSQLRWSQLKDQGLSRLMLAAALLGVLTIGDGFVYLLLQSREAFAVQWFPLLYVGTNVAFLIFAVPLGRLADRFGRVQVFLAGHVALAVCYLLAALPVGGTAATVGCLLLLGVFYAATDGVLAALVSQLAPIERLGTALGTAQTVVALSRMAAAAGFGVLWYAIGPGAAAACVAVLLAAALGAATVILRDVIRKAAA; encoded by the coding sequence TTGTATATTTCCATGTCGGACCGCAAAGGCGGCCAAAAGGACCAGGCTGACACGGGCAGTGGAGCCGTGACGGCGTTCCGGCTCTCGCCTGTCATCATCTGGCTCGGCATCGTCAGCATGGCCACGGACATCTCCTCCGAATCCGTTGCGGCCATACTGCCGCTCTACGTCACCGGGTTCCTGGGACTTTCCACCATAGCTTTTGGCATCATCGACGGGATCAACCAGGGTGCCAGCGCCATCGTCCGCATCGGGGCAGGCTGGGTGTCGGACCGGACCGGGCATCCGAAGCGGGTAGCGATGGCCGGTTATGGCCTCTCGATGGTGGCGAGGATCGGATTCCTCTTTGCCGGCGGATTCTGGTCCATAGCAGCCATCGTTACCGGCGACAGGATCGGTAAGGGCATCCGCACCGCCCCCAGGGACACCATGATTTCGGCTGCTGCCCAGCCCCAGTACCTTGCCCGCTCGTTCGGCGTCCACAGGATGCTGGATAACATCGGCGCCGCTGCGGGCCCCCTGATTGCCTTCCTCATCCTGCTCCTGATCCCCAACGGCTTCGGGACAGTCTTTGTGGTGTCACTGGCTTTCGCGGTGATTGGCGTCGCGGTTTTGTTCCTGGTGGTTCCCGGCCGCACCACTAAAGCCCCGCAGCAGTCAAAGCCGAAGCCCGTCTTCCGCTGGTCCCAGCTGAGATGGTCCCAGCTGAAGGACCAGGGTCTTTCCCGTTTGATGCTCGCGGCCGCACTGCTGGGCGTGCTGACCATCGGTGACGGTTTCGTCTATCTCCTGCTGCAGAGCAGGGAGGCTTTTGCCGTCCAGTGGTTCCCCCTTCTGTATGTGGGCACCAACGTGGCCTTCCTGATTTTTGCTGTTCCACTGGGGCGCCTGGCGGACCGGTTCGGCCGGGTGCAGGTGTTCCTTGCCGGCCATGTTGCCCTCGCAGTCTGTTACCTGCTCGCCGCCCTTCCTGTGGGCGGGACTGCCGCGACGGTGGGCTGCCTGTTGCTCCTGGGCGTGTTTTATGCGGCGACGGACGGGGTCCTGGCTGCCCTGGTGAGCCAGCTGGCGCCCATCGAACGGCTGGGTACAGCGCTTGGAACGGCACAAACGGTTGTCGCACTCAGCAGGATGGCAGCGGCGGCGGGCTTCGGAGTGCTCTGGTACGCGATCGGCCCGGGAGCTGCTGCGGCCTGCGTAGCCGTGCTCCTGGCAGCCGCACTGGGCGCGGCCACGGTGATCCTGAGGGATGTCATCAGGAAAGCGGCGGCGTGA
- the mutM gene encoding bifunctional DNA-formamidopyrimidine glycosylase/DNA-(apurinic or apyrimidinic site) lyase yields the protein MPELPEVEVVRRGLVSWVRGRTIEAVEVLDPRSIRRHALGAEDFTGNLEGATVADIVRRGKFLWMPLVHPAAAAEGQGSIGRPEVALMAHLGMSGQLLMQDRGVPDEKHLKVRFRLSPREGMPEQLRFVDQRIFGGLFVTSLVPTDDGGPGGLAESQLPLIAEEASHIARDPLDPAFSFELFYRRLRKRKTGLKRALLDQGLVSGIGNIYADEALWRARLHFARPTDTLRRSEAERVVDSAREVMLDALAAGGTSFDSLYVNVNGASGYFDRSLNAYGREGQPCKRCAAAGIHATIRRDQFMNRSSHTCPVCQPRPRNGRW from the coding sequence GTGCCCGAACTTCCCGAGGTTGAAGTAGTCCGCCGCGGCCTGGTGAGCTGGGTCCGTGGCCGGACCATCGAGGCGGTGGAGGTCCTCGATCCCCGGTCCATCCGCAGGCATGCACTGGGCGCGGAGGATTTCACTGGAAACCTGGAAGGCGCAACAGTTGCCGACATCGTGCGGCGGGGCAAGTTCCTCTGGATGCCGCTCGTCCATCCTGCTGCTGCAGCGGAGGGGCAAGGGAGCATCGGCCGGCCGGAAGTGGCGCTTATGGCCCACCTGGGGATGAGCGGCCAACTCCTCATGCAGGACCGCGGCGTTCCGGACGAAAAGCACCTCAAGGTCCGTTTCCGGCTCAGCCCCCGTGAGGGGATGCCCGAGCAGTTGCGGTTCGTGGACCAGCGGATCTTCGGTGGGCTCTTCGTCACGTCGCTGGTTCCCACGGACGACGGCGGCCCGGGCGGCCTCGCCGAGTCGCAGCTTCCCCTGATAGCGGAGGAAGCGTCCCATATCGCCCGGGACCCACTGGACCCGGCGTTCTCATTCGAGCTCTTCTACCGCCGCCTCCGTAAACGAAAGACCGGCCTGAAACGGGCGCTGCTGGATCAGGGGCTGGTTTCAGGCATCGGGAACATTTACGCAGACGAGGCTTTGTGGCGGGCCCGCCTGCATTTCGCCCGGCCCACCGACACCCTCCGCCGGTCAGAAGCGGAAAGGGTAGTGGACAGCGCCCGGGAGGTCATGCTCGACGCGCTGGCCGCCGGCGGAACCAGCTTCGATTCCCTCTACGTGAATGTCAATGGAGCCTCGGGGTACTTCGACCGCTCCCTCAACGCCTACGGCCGGGAAGGCCAGCCGTGCAAACGCTGCGCCGCAGCGGGAATCCACGCCACCATCCGGCGCGATCAGTTCATGAACCGTTCCTCGCACACCTGCCCGGTTTGCCAGCCCCGCCCACGGAACGGCCGCTGGTAA